Proteins from a genomic interval of Toxotes jaculatrix isolate fToxJac2 chromosome 5, fToxJac2.pri, whole genome shotgun sequence:
- the LOC121182662 gene encoding leucine-rich repeat neuronal protein 3-like: MKETAVVACLLAELSLAAFVLASEGAAHCPALCRCEIRPWFSPSSIYTEAATVDCNDLGLSALPERLPSETQVLLLQTNNIVNVEKTLDYLANITEIDLSQNNISSVSDVCLGSLPQLLSLHMEENWIQELTDSCLTSLPNLQEFYINHNLIFSISPRAFQGLGRLLRLHLNSNRLTSVNSQWFQQLPSLEILMLGENPILQLSDMNFKPLTNLRSLVLARMNLTEIPDNTLVGLENLESISFFDNLLNRVPRAALTRVQNLKFLDLNKNPIERIQRGDFMDMMHLKELGINSMPELISIDSFALNNLPELTKIEATNNPRFSYIHPRAFHKLPRLETLMLNSNALSALHHSTVESLPNLREVSLHSNPIRCDCVIRWVNMNRTAVRFMELDSLFCVEPLEYQGQHVRQVHFREMTEICLPLISPGSLPDQVEVGKGSSVSLHCRAFGEPEPEIYWVTPLGDRVLPGSVSDKYYMHPEGTFDIYDASEQEAGSYTCVAHNLVGADLKSVTVVVDGYFAQPSNQPLRVYATSVQSHSVMVSWESTGGLVSQLNWSILAKGSDLLIPFTARLPADVKEYHIKQLKPSTCYQVCVEVGAAQPGYSRDCVNITTKEAAVLREKTENWDSLVMVTCAVFFIMVAVACSVIYTSLYSQVFYRKLIADPTETLLIPGTHSSSSSSFLEFGVSGVKVRATVIDFADDSM, from the coding sequence ATGAAGGAGACAGCGGTTGTGGCTTGTTTGCTGGCTGAGCTGTCTCTAGCTGCTTTTGTTCTGGCCTCCGAGGGGGCCGCTCATTGCCCTGCATTGTGTCGATGTGAGATACGACCCTGGTTCTCACCCAGCTCTATTTACACTGAGGCTGCCACTGTGGACTGTAATGACTTGGGCCTCTCAGCGCTACCGGAGAGGCTCCCCTCAGAAACACAGGTACTGCTGCTACAGACAAACAACATCGTTAATGTGGAGAAAACTTTGGATTACTTGGCCAACATCACTGAAATCGACTTGTCTCAGAATAACATTTCCTCTGTGAGCGATGTTTGTCTGGGGTCTCTCCCCCAGCTGCTGTCACTCCACATGGAGGAGAACTGGATTCAGGAGCTTACTGACAGCTGCCTCACCTCTCTGCCCAACCTCCAGGAGTTCTACATCAACCACAACCTGATTTTCTCCATCAGCCCCAGGGCCTTCCAGGGCCTGGGCAGGCTGCTGAGGCTCCATCTCAATTCTAATCGACTGACAAGTGTCAACAGCCAGTGGTTCCAGCAGCTTCCCAGCCTGGAGATATTGATGCTGGGAGAAAACCCCATTCTCCAGCTGTCAGACATGAACTTTAAACCTCTGACTAACCTCAGAAGCCTCGTGCTTGCCCGGATGAATCTGACTGAAATCCCTGACAATACTCTGGTTGGTCTTGAGAACTTGGAGAGCATCTCATTTTTTGACAACCTGCTTAATCGAGTTCCCCGAGCAGCACTGACAAGAGTCCAGAACCTGAAGTTTCTGGATTTGAATAAGAACCCCATTGAGAGGATCCAGAGAGGCGACTTCATGGACATGATGCATCTCAAGGAGCTCGGTATCAACAGCATGCCTGAGCTCATATCCATTGACAGTTTTGCCCTGAACAACCTGCCTGAGCTGACAAAAATCGAGGCCACCAACAATCCCAGGTTTTCCTACATCCACCCGAGGGCGTTCCACAAACTCCCCAGGCTGGAAACCCTGATGCTGAACAGCAATGCTCTGAGTGCGCTCCATCACAGCACTGTGGAGTCCCTGCCCAATCTGCGAGAGGTCAGTCTGCACAGCAACCCCATCCGCTGTGACTGCGTCATCCGCTGGGTCAACATGAACAGGACAGCTGTTCGGTTCATGGAACTAGACTCCTTGTTCTGTGTGGAGCCTCTGGAGTACCAAGGCCAGCACGTCCGACAGGTACACTTCAGGGAGATGACAGAGATCTGCCTTCCTCTGATCTCACCTGGGAGCCTCCCAGATCAGGTCGAGGTTGGCAAAGGGAGCTCGGTGTCACTGCACTGCCGGGCGTTTGGAGAACCGGAGCCTGAGATCTACTGGGTGACGCCGTTGGGTGACCGGGTCTTGCCTGGCAGCGTGTCTGATAAGTACTACATGCACCCTGAGGGAACTTTTGACATCTACGATGCCTCGGAGCAGGAGGCCGGCTCGTACACCTGCGTCGCCCATAATCTTGTTGGGGCAGACCTCAAGTCTGTGACGGTTGTGGTGGACGGATACTTTGCCCAGCCTTCAAACCAACCACTACGGGTATATGCTACATCTGTTCAGTCTCATTCTGTGATGGTTTCCTGGGAAAGTACAGGTGGTTTGGTATCACAACTAAATTGGTCCATATTAGCCAAAGGCAGTGACCTCTTGATACCATTCACTGCCAGGCTTCCTGCAGATGTCAAAGAGTACCACATCAAACAGCTGAAGCCATCCACCTGCTACCAGGTTTGTGTTGAGGTTGGTGCAGCACAGCCTGGATACAGCAGGGACTGTGTTAACATCACCACAAAGGAGGCAGCTGTCCTgagggagaagacagagaacTGGGACAGTCTGGTGATGGTtacctgtgctgtgttttttattaTGGTTGCTGTGGCCTGCTCTGTCATCTATACATCTCTGTATAGCCAAGTGTTTTACAGGAAACTGATAGCAGACCCGACTGAAACACTGCTGATTCCCGGCacccattcctcctcctcctcttctttcctggAATTTGGTGTGTCTGGGGTCAAGGTGAGAGCAACTGTAATAGACTTTGCGGACGACTCCATGTAA